The sequence GTCTCGGCCGCCACGATCGCCAGCTTCGCCGCCATCGGCGCCGGGGTCGGCGCGGCGATGACCGCGGCCTCGACCACGGTGATGAACAGCGCCCCGGCGCACCAGGCCGGCGCCGTCGCCTCGGTCGAGGAGGTGGCCTATGAGCTGGGCGGCGGCCTCGGCGTCGCCCTGTTCGGCAGCCTGATGGCGGTGCTCTACCAGCGGCTGCTGGTGCTGCCGCCGCTGCTGGAGAAAGCGGCGCCGGCGGCGCGGCGGTCGATCGGCGAGGCGCTGCTGGCGGCGGAGACGCTGGCGGCGCCAGAGGCCGGCACGGTCACGGCGGCGGCCCGGGCCGCCTTCTCCGCGACCTATCAGGGCGTGTCCTGGGTGGCGGCGGGGCTGCTGGCGGTGACCGCGGTGACGGCGCTGATCGTGCTGGCGCGGCGGCGGGCGGCAGCGCAGGCGGGTTAGCCGCCCCACGCCGCCCGCAATGCCGCAGCGTCAGCCAGGCGGCCGCCGGTGGCGATCAGCGGCTCCGCCACCGCGCGGACGAGATCGGCGTTGCCCGCGGCGATGCTGCCGTCCGGCCGGTGCAGATTGTTCTCGAAGCCGACGCGGATGTCGCCGCCCAGCAGCGCCGCGGCCAGGGCGCAGGCGGCCTCGTGCCGGCCGAAGGCGCAGACCATCCAGGAGCGGAAGCGGGGCGACTCCGGCGCCAGGAAGGGCAGCAGGTCCGCCGGCAGCGAGGTCTGGCCGGCGACGTAGCGGCCGAGGACAGTGAGCACCGGGATCTCGTCCCACGGAATTAAGCCGCGGCGCTGCATATCGTCGAGCCACGCCGCCTCCTCCGGCGCGTAGAGGATGATCTGCGGCATCACCCGTTCCCGCTTCAGCCAGGAGAGGAAATCAGCGAAGGCGGGCTCGTCGGCGGCGTCGGGGGCCAGCTCGCGCAGGGCCAGCGACACCGCCTCCGGCCGCGCCTCGCGCACCACCGCCATCTGCTCCTCCGGCCGGTAGCGGCCGAGCGATTCGCTGGTGATCTGCAGCACGAGATCGTCTCCGACCTCCGTGCGGATCGCCGCGATCGCCGCGCGATAGGCCTCGGCGTCGAGGAGATGACCTCCGTTCCGGTCGCGGACATGCGCATGGATCATCGCCGCGCCGGCATCCCGGCATTCCGCCGCCACCCGCGCCAGCTCGGCCGGGGTCAGCGGCAGCGCCGGGTGGTCCGCCTTGGTCCGCCGCCCGCCATTCGGCGCCACCGCGATCGCCACCGGCCTGCGTTCCGCCATGATCTCCCTCGATCCAATCGGATCACATTCGACAATATTGAAACACTTGTTGCACACCCTGCAACGCCTGCTATCGTCCGATCCATGGATCATGGTCCGCTCGCCGGTCGCATCGTGGACAGTTTCGAGGCCATGCCGGCGCAGCTGCAGGCGGCGGCGCGCTACGTGCTGGACCGGCCGCGCGACGTCGCCCTGCTGTCGATGCGGGAACAGGCGCGCCAAGCCGGGGTGCCACCGGCGACGATGACCCGGCTGGCCAAGCGCCTGGGCCTCGATGGTTACGATGCGATCCGGGCGCTGTATGCCGAGGCGGTGCGGTCGGGGGATCTCGGCTTCGCCGGCCGGGCCGACGCCCAGCTGGCCAGCCAGACGCTGAAGGGCGACCGGGCGCTGGCGGCGGAGATCGCCACCACCATCGCCGGGCATGTCGCCCGGCTGGCCGAGCCGGCGGCGCTGGACCGACTCGCCGCCGCCGCCGCGCGGCTGGCCGCCGCCCGCCGGATCTACTGCCTGGGGCTGCGCGCCGGGCACCCGATCGCCTGGCACCTGCATTATGTCCTGTCCCTCCTGGGCGAGCGGACCGTGCTGCTGGACGGCGCCGGCGCCACCGGCACCGACCCGATCCGCGCGGCGACGCCGGAGGACGTGCTGCTGGCGGTCAGCGTATCGCCCTACACCCGCGCCACGGTGGAGACCGCGCGCTGGGCCGCCGGGCGCGGCGTCGCGGTCGTCGCCGTCAGCGACAGCGAGGTGTCGCCGCTGGCCCAGCTGGCGGCGGAGGCGGTGCTGGTCGCGACCGACAGCCCGTCCTTCTTCCACAGCCTGGCGCCGGGCTTCGCCGTCGCCGAGATCCTGGCGGCGCTGGTCGCCGGCCGCGGCGCCGACGCGCCCGCCGCCCTGCGCCGCACCGAGGCGCAGCTGGCCGCCTTCGACACCCATCTCCGCCCCTGGTCCGCCAAGGCACAGCCATGACCCGCATCCTGCACCGCCAGATCCATGCCGCCTTCCCGACCGCCGTCGCCGGCCGGGGCATCGAGGTGATCGACGCCGACGGCCGGCGCTACATCGACGCCTCCGGCGGCGCCGCCGTCTCCTGCCTCGGCCATGGCCATCCGGAGGTGATCGCCGCGCTGCACGCGCAGCTGGACCGCATGCCCTACGCCCACACCAGCTTCTTCACCAGCGAGGTGGCCGAGCGCCTGGCCGACCGGCTGGTCGAGGACGCGCCGGCCGGGCTGAGCCATGTCTACTTCACCAGCGGCGGGTCGGAGTCGGTCGAGGCGGCGCTGAAGATGGCGCGGCAGTATTTCGTCGAGATGGGCCAGCCGCAGCGCCGCCACGTCATCGCCCGGCGCCAGAGCTATCACGGCAACACGCTGGGGGCGCTGGCCACCGGCGGCAACGAATGGCGGCGGGCGCCGTTCCGGCCGCTGCTGATCGAGACCCACCACATCGATCCCTGCTTCGCCTACCGCCTGCAGGAGCCGGGCGAGAGCGACGAGGACTATGCCGCCCGCGCCGCCCAGGCGCTGGAGGACAAGATCCTGGAGCTGGGGCCGGAGACCGTGGCCGCCTTCGTCGCCGAGACCGTGGTCGGCGCCACCATGGGCGCGGTGCCGCCGGTCGCCGACTATTTCAAGCGCATCCGCGCGATCTGCGACCGCCACGGCGTGCTGCTGATCCTGGATGAGGTGATGTGCGGCATGGGCCGCACCGGCACGCTGCACGCCTGCACGCAGGAGGGCATCGCCCCCGACCTGATGACCATCGCCAAGGGGTTGGGCGGCGGCTACCAGCCGATCGGTGCGGTGCTGCTGTCCCGCCGCCTGTTCGACGCGTTCTCCCAGGGCTCCGGCTTCTTCCAGCACGGCCACACCTATACCGGCCATCCGATGGCCTGCGCCGCCGGGCTGGCGGTGCAGGAGGTGATCCGCGGCGAGCGCCTGCTGGACAATGTCGCGGCGATGGGAGAGCGGCTGGCCCGCCGCCTGGGCGACCGTTTCGGCAACCACCCGCAGGTCGGCGACATCCGCGGCCGCGGCCTGTTCCTGGGCGTCGAGCTGGTGGCCGACCGCGCCAGCAAGGCGCCGTTCGACCCGGCGCTGACGCTGAACGCGCGGGTCAAGCGCGAGGCGATGGCGCGCGGGCTGATGGTCTATCCGATGGGCGGCACGGTCGACGGGGTCGCGGGCGACCATGTGCTGCTGGCGCCGCCCTTCATCGTCGACGGCGCGGCGGTCGAGGCCATCGTCGAGCGCCTCGGCGACGCCGTCGATGCCGCCATCGCCGGCTTGCCGAAGGCAGCCTGAGAGATCCGGCCGACCCTCCGCCAGAGAGGGCGGCCACAGCGCACGATCAGAAGGGGAGAGAGATCATGAGGCTTCAGGTCACCGCATCGCTGCTCGCGGCCGTCACCGCGGCGGCGCTGACGCTCGGCGCCGGCCCGGCCGCGGCGCAGCAGCGCTTCGTCACCATCGGCACCGGCGGGGTCACCGGCGTCTACTACGCCGCCGGCGGCGCGATCTGCCGGCTCCTGAACAAGGACCGCAAGACCCACGGCATCCGCTGCTCGGTCGAGAGCACCGGCGGCTCGGCCTTCAACGTCAACACCATCCGGGCCGGCGAGCTGGATTTCGGCATGGCCCAGTCGGACGTGCAGTTCAACGCGCTGAACGGCGCCGGGGCGTTCAAGGAGTCCGGGGCGTTCCAGGACCTGCGGGCGGTGTTCTCGGTCCATCCCGAGCCCTTCACCGTGCTGGTGCGCAAGGAGGCCGGCGTGACCAGCTTCGCCGACCTCAAGGGCAAGCGCTTCAATGTCGGCAATCCCGGATCGGGCACCCGCGCCTCGATGGAGGAGCTGCTGGCGGCGATGGGCTGGACCCTGGCCGATTTCTCGCTGGCCTCGGAGCTGAAGGCCGACGAGCACGGCCCGGCGCTGTGCGACGACAAGATCGACGGCTTCTTCTACGGCGTCGGCCACCCCTCGGCCAACATCCAGGACCCGACCACGACCTGCGGCGCCAGGCTGGTGTCGCTGACCGGCCCGGCGGTCGACAAGCTGCTGACCGAGAAGCCGTACTACGCCCGCGCCACCATCCCCGGCGGCCTCTACAACGCCAATCCGGACCCGACCGAGACCTATGGCGTGCTGGCGACGCTGGTGACCTCGGCCGGCACCGACGAGGAGTCGGTCTATCAGCTGGTCCGCGCCGTGTTCGAGAATTTCGACGAGTTCAAGGGCCTGCACCCGGCCTTCGCCCATCTCGACCCGAAGCAGATGATCAAGGCCGGCCTCTCCGCCCCGCTGCATCCGGGCGCCGAGCGGTATTACAAGGAGAAGGGGTGGCTGTAGAGGTGGGGTGTCGCCGAAGAGGAGCCCACCTTTTCTGTCATTGCCGGGCTTGACCCGGCAATCCAGAGAGCGTCGACAGATTCTGGATGCCCGGGTCAAGCCCGGGCATGACAAAAAAAGGGGCCGCTTCCTCTTCTGACGACCTCGCCAACCTCCACCTCCAACACCAACAAACAGGGAGAGGCGGTCATGACCGACACGCCGGGGCTGCAGCCCAGCGCGGAGCTGGAGCAGCTCGTCGCCGAAGCCGATACCGGCGGCCGCAGGCCGACCGGCGTCGCAGCCACCCTGCTGGCCGCCGTCGCCATCGCCTGGTCGCTGTTCCAGCTGTGGTACGCCTCGCCCCTGCCCTTCCGGCTCGGCTTCGGCGTGTTCAACGACACCGAGGCGCGGGCGATCCATCTGGGCTTCGCCCTGTTCCTGGCCTTCACCGCTTATCCCGCCTTCGCCCGGTCGCGCCGCGACCGGGTGCCGGCGGCCGACTGGATCCTGGCCGTCCTCGGCGCCTTCGCCGGCGCCTATCTGTTCCTGTTCTACCGCGAGCTGGCGCAGCGCCCGGGCCAGCCGACGACGCTGGACCTCGTCACCGCCGGCGCCGGCATCCTGCTGCTCCTGGAGGCGACGCGGCGGGCGCTGGGCCTGCCGATGGTCGGCGTCGCCCTGCTGTTCATCCTGTTCACCTTCGCCGGCCCCTGGATGCCCGAGGTGGTGCAGCACAAGGGCGCGTCGCTGTCCAAGTTCCTGCAGCATCAGTGGCTGACCACCGAGGGCATCTTCGGCATCGCGCTGGGCGTCTCGACCAGCTTCGTCTTCCTGTTCGTGCTGTTCGGCACGCTGCTGGACAAGGCCGGGGCAGGCAACTGGATGATGCAGATCTCGATCGCGCTGCTGGGCCATCTGCGCGGCGGGCCGGCCAAGGTGGCGGTGGTGTCCTCTGCGCTGAACGGCGTGGTCTCCGGCTCCTCCGTCTCCAACGTCGTGTCGGGCGGCATCTTCACCATCCCGCTGATGAAGCGCACCGGCCTGTCCGGCGTGAAGGCCGGGGCGATCGAGGCCGCGTCCTCGATCAACGGCCAGATCATGCCGCCGGTGATGGGCGCCGCCGCCTTCCTGATGGTCGAGTATGTCGGCATCCCCTATTCCGAGATCGTCAAGCACGCGCTGCTGCCGGCCGTCGCCTCCTATGTCGCGCTGCTCTACATCGTCCATCTCGAGGCGCTGAAGATCGGCAGCCAGCCGATCCCGCGCGAGCACGTGGCGCTGAAGTCACGGCTGCTGCGCACCGGCCTCGGCCTCAGCGGCACGGTCGCCGCGATCGGCCTGCTCTACTACGGCATCCTCGGCGTGCAGGCGGCCTTCGGCGGCGCGGCGGCCTGGGTTCTGGCGCTGGCCGGGCTCGTCCTCTACGGCGCCAGCCTGGCCTATGCCGCGCGCTTCCCCGACCTCGCCATCGACGACCCGGACACGCCGCTCCTGCACCTGCCCCGCGC comes from Inquilinus sp. Marseille-Q2685 and encodes:
- a CDS encoding 3-keto-5-aminohexanoate cleavage protein gives rise to the protein MAERRPVAIAVAPNGGRRTKADHPALPLTPAELARVAAECRDAGAAMIHAHVRDRNGGHLLDAEAYRAAIAAIRTEVGDDLVLQITSESLGRYRPEEQMAVVREARPEAVSLALRELAPDAADEPAFADFLSWLKRERVMPQIILYAPEEAAWLDDMQRRGLIPWDEIPVLTVLGRYVAGQTSLPADLLPFLAPESPRFRSWMVCAFGRHEAACALAAALLGGDIRVGFENNLHRPDGSIAAGNADLVRAVAEPLIATGGRLADAAALRAAWGG
- a CDS encoding aspartate aminotransferase family protein, which gives rise to MTRILHRQIHAAFPTAVAGRGIEVIDADGRRYIDASGGAAVSCLGHGHPEVIAALHAQLDRMPYAHTSFFTSEVAERLADRLVEDAPAGLSHVYFTSGGSESVEAALKMARQYFVEMGQPQRRHVIARRQSYHGNTLGALATGGNEWRRAPFRPLLIETHHIDPCFAYRLQEPGESDEDYAARAAQALEDKILELGPETVAAFVAETVVGATMGAVPPVADYFKRIRAICDRHGVLLILDEVMCGMGRTGTLHACTQEGIAPDLMTIAKGLGGGYQPIGAVLLSRRLFDAFSQGSGFFQHGHTYTGHPMACAAGLAVQEVIRGERLLDNVAAMGERLARRLGDRFGNHPQVGDIRGRGLFLGVELVADRASKAPFDPALTLNARVKREAMARGLMVYPMGGTVDGVAGDHVLLAPPFIVDGAAVEAIVERLGDAVDAAIAGLPKAA
- a CDS encoding TAXI family TRAP transporter solute-binding subunit, with protein sequence MRLQVTASLLAAVTAAALTLGAGPAAAQQRFVTIGTGGVTGVYYAAGGAICRLLNKDRKTHGIRCSVESTGGSAFNVNTIRAGELDFGMAQSDVQFNALNGAGAFKESGAFQDLRAVFSVHPEPFTVLVRKEAGVTSFADLKGKRFNVGNPGSGTRASMEELLAAMGWTLADFSLASELKADEHGPALCDDKIDGFFYGVGHPSANIQDPTTTCGARLVSLTGPAVDKLLTEKPYYARATIPGGLYNANPDPTETYGVLATLVTSAGTDEESVYQLVRAVFENFDEFKGLHPAFAHLDPKQMIKAGLSAPLHPGAERYYKEKGWL
- a CDS encoding MurR/RpiR family transcriptional regulator; the protein is MDSFEAMPAQLQAAARYVLDRPRDVALLSMREQARQAGVPPATMTRLAKRLGLDGYDAIRALYAEAVRSGDLGFAGRADAQLASQTLKGDRALAAEIATTIAGHVARLAEPAALDRLAAAAARLAAARRIYCLGLRAGHPIAWHLHYVLSLLGERTVLLDGAGATGTDPIRAATPEDVLLAVSVSPYTRATVETARWAAGRGVAVVAVSDSEVSPLAQLAAEAVLVATDSPSFFHSLAPGFAVAEILAALVAGRGADAPAALRRTEAQLAAFDTHLRPWSAKAQP